TTCTTCTTGCCGGTGAAGATCTTGTCCAGATTGCGCACGGTGAGCAGGGGATTGGATTGATCGGCCCCTTCCGGCGGCGGTTCTTTGGCCCCCAACAGGTCACCATGCTGCACCTTGACCTCGCGGATGGGCACCAATCGCTCGTCCCCGTGACCGTGCAAACGCGGCAGGGCGCGGAACAGGGCCTTGAGATAATCATGCTGGGCGTCGGCAAAAATCTCGTCCGCCGGGCCGCTTTCCATGACTTGGCCGTGGTACATGACCACCACTTCGTCGGCGATGTTCGCCACCACGCCCAGGTCATGGGTGATCAGCAGCACTGCCATGCCGAATTCCCGTTGCAGATCTTTGATCAGCTTGAGAATTTGCGCCTGTACCGTGACATCCAACGCGGTGGTGGGCTCGTCGGCAATAAGCAAAGATGGGCCGGAGACCAGGGCCATGGCAATCATCGCCCGCTGGCGCATGCCCCCCGACAGCTCGAACGGATACATCTCGTAGGCGCGCTCCGCATCGGGGAACCCGACCCGGTCGAGCATATCCAGCACCCGAGCTTTCTTGCCCAGCTCGGTACCGCTAAGATGCAGGTCCAGGGCCTCGCTGACCTGATTGCCGACCGTATAGAGCGGCGACAGGGACGTCATGGGGTCCTGGAAAATCATGGAGATTTCGCCGCCACGCACCTTCTGCATACACTTGCCGTCGCGCGGCATCTCGGCCAGCAGCAGGCGCTTGCTGGAATCCCGCCGCACGCCGTTGGCGTCCCCCAACTTTCCGTGATCGTCAAAAGCGATGGTGCCGCCCGAGACCCGGCCATTGTTGGGCAGCAGGCCCATGATCGCCTGAGCCACTGTCGATTTGCCGGACCCGGACTCGCCCACGAGCGCCACGGTCTTGCCCGGCCGCATGCGAAAGGAAATATCGCGCACCGCCGCCATCTCACCCGAATGCAAAGTGAATTTAACTTCTAGGTTCTCGACGGTCAGCAGATCCTTCACAGCAGCCCCTTTTCTTTCAGGGCGGCCAAATTGGCCCGGGTAGTGTCGGAGAGTTTCGCCTGATTGGTCTCGGCTGCCTTGATCGCTGCGTTCAGAATCGGCTCGAAATTTCCCATCCGTGAGTCCAGCGTCATCTTGCGACGGCCCGACCATAGGCTCAGGCACATCCAGCCGCCATCCCGATCCAGGCGGGTGGAATAGTAACGCAGATCCAATTTGTCCAAATCCAGCCAGCGGAGCGACGCTTCGGGCTCTCCCATTCGGGTGACCCCAGTGGGATCGAGCTCATAGCGGGTCCTCCCCTTGTCCCATGCCCGCAAGCCATAGCCCGCGAAAAGGGCCGCCAGACCAAGCAGGATGGTCAAGGATATCGGGTGCCGAACGCCCAGGAACACTGGCGCCAGACAAAGACAGGCTCCCGCCACGCCACGCCACAGGTCGCCGCCAAAGGCGGATCGGTTTGGGCTGAAGCTGCGGGAAAGAGCCGTCACGTCTGTTCCTCCCAAGTAACCCAGTCTGCCGCCGGGTGTGCCCTGGTCATCGCTCCCAACTGATCGAGGAAATCCCAGGATTCGTTTTTGTTTACCAGATGATGGGTCAGGAGTCCCGTGGGTTCAAATGGCTCCACGCGGTTTTCCCGGCGCGCTTTCAAATGGTTGACGAGGGTCGCAATCACTCTTTCCGCCCCGGGGAACCGGGCATCATGGGACCAATCGACAATATCCACATGGGTGTTGAGGAGACGGAGTCCCCGCTCATCCACCGGTGCGGCACGCGGTTTGAAGGTCGACAGGGCCCGATAACCCAGATCCGGCAGCATTTTGACCACTGAATCACGAATGCGGTTCCAGGGCGGCACCATCATGGGCACCATCTGCGGCCCGAACAGCCGATCCAGAATGGCGCGCCCATCGCCCAAGTGGCGGGCCACTTCTTGATCATTCAGCGTTCCGCCCAACTCTATTTTCTTTTCCTCGCCGGATCCATGATTGCTATGGGCCAGACCATGCTGGGCCACGCGCACCAGGCTATTTCCCGCCAAACGGTCCGCCAGGGACCGGGTGGCCGGTTGGGGAATTACCGCCAGGGTCAAAGGGATGCCACGATCCGCCGAACAAGCCAGCAGACGGTCCAAAGGGGCCGATGGCTCCGTGGCATCATCATCCCGCCACCATAAAGTGGCGCGGCGCCCGGTAAGCCGCCAGGCATCCAATTCAGCATTCAAGGGGGCAAATGGATCGGTCATAACGGAATCAGTATGAACAGCCCTGCTCTCGCTGGCAATCAACGCTTTCGTGACGGTTCGCGTTTCGGTGGATTGCTGGTCCAATCGGTCAGCAACCGGACCGTTTCCGCGACACCGCCCATAGCCATGCCGCTGACATCCGGCCGATTCAGGGTCAGCGCCGATTCCACCGCCGCCGCCAGGCTTTGCGGGGTCAGATCAGGCTCTTCCACCATCCGCGCCAGATCCCGCTCCACCAGATACTTGGCGCGCAGGGTTTGTTCGGTCTCCCCACCTTCCGCATAGGGCACCAGCACCGACCGCGCCCCGGCGGTGAGAATATCGGTCACCGTGTTATAGCCGGCCTGGGAAATGGATAACGCGCAGTGATCCAACATGGCGGTGAAATCCGGCCGCGCCCGCTCGACAATCACCCCTTCGGGTGCTTCGTCGGCCAGGACGTCAAACCGGTCTTGGGGCAAGCCGTGGCCGATCAGCAGCCGCCATGTGTGATCATGCAAGGCGCTCAGCGCCCGGGCCCCCATGGCGCTCCGATATAGAGGTTCGCTACGCCCGCCACCGCCAGCCGAAACCAGCACTTCGTCCAACCCGGCAACGGTGGTGATATTCTGCTTCTGCGCGATGTACCCGGTATAGGTCAGCAGATGCTGGATCCGTTCCGGATAGGGAAAGGTGGATTCGAAGGAAATCACCGTCGGGT
The sequence above is drawn from the Magnetospira sp. QH-2 genome and encodes:
- a CDS encoding polysaccharide deacetylase family protein, whose translation is MTDPFAPLNAELDAWRLTGRRATLWWRDDDATEPSAPLDRLLACSADRGIPLTLAVIPQPATRSLADRLAGNSLVRVAQHGLAHSNHGSGEEKKIELGGTLNDQEVARHLGDGRAILDRLFGPQMVPMMVPPWNRIRDSVVKMLPDLGYRALSTFKPRAAPVDERGLRLLNTHVDIVDWSHDARFPGAERVIATLVNHLKARRENRVEPFEPTGLLTHHLVNKNESWDFLDQLGAMTRAHPAADWVTWEEQT
- a CDS encoding ABC transporter ATP-binding protein, which produces MKDLLTVENLEVKFTLHSGEMAAVRDISFRMRPGKTVALVGESGSGKSTVAQAIMGLLPNNGRVSGGTIAFDDHGKLGDANGVRRDSSKRLLLAEMPRDGKCMQKVRGGEISMIFQDPMTSLSPLYTVGNQVSEALDLHLSGTELGKKARVLDMLDRVGFPDAERAYEMYPFELSGGMRQRAMIAMALVSGPSLLIADEPTTALDVTVQAQILKLIKDLQREFGMAVLLITHDLGVVANIADEVVVMYHGQVMESGPADEIFADAQHDYLKALFRALPRLHGHGDERLVPIREVKVQHGDLLGAKEPPPEGADQSNPLLTVRNLDKIFTGKKKGNLFGVGPNVVHAVNNVSFDIARGESLGLVGESGCGKTTVSKIIMRALQPNGGALCFDDHGEPVDLLALNDKKMIPYRRRMQYVFQDPASSLDPRMTVFGLISEPLEIHGLGDKAYRMDMVKELMSAVGLDHRFLNRYPHSFSGGQRQRIGIARALALQPDLLLCDEPVSALDVSVQAQVLNLLKDLQNELNLTYLFVSHNLAVVRYLCDRILVMCKGRVVEEGPTDAIYEDPRHPYTRTLLAAVPDADRGSAWLSAFAGEAEGSGSDPESWPKPYALQGDMSGLMQTVGDGHRVLVTGDRSEVAA
- a CDS encoding glycosyltransferase family protein, which encodes MIARPVLIHVQHLLGIGHIARAAAIARALAASGVETVVAHGGFPNPNIDFGGAHMEFLPPVRATDASFQTLVDENDEPLSDDWKARRRDQLLALFDAVNPGVLVTELYPFGRKSLRFELEPLIARARGHDPGTWVICSVRDILVTMKKPSRYAEMADIANRDYDRIMVHGDPTVISFESTFPYPERIQHLLTYTGYIAQKQNITTVAGLDEVLVSAGGGGRSEPLYRSAMGARALSALHDHTWRLLIGHGLPQDRFDVLADEAPEGVIVERARPDFTAMLDHCALSISQAGYNTVTDILTAGARSVLVPYAEGGETEQTLRAKYLVERDLARMVEEPDLTPQSLAAAVESALTLNRPDVSGMAMGGVAETVRLLTDWTSNPPKREPSRKR